A stretch of the Streptomyces sp. NBC_00078 genome encodes the following:
- a CDS encoding phosphoglyceromutase, producing the protein MADAPYKLILLRHGESEWNAKNLFTGWVDVNLNEKGEKEAVRGGELLKDAGLLPDVVHTSLQKRAIRTAQLSLESADRHWIPVHRSWRLNERHYGALQGKDKAQTLAEFGEEQFMLWRRSYDTPPPALEDGTEFSQSDDPRYATIPPELRPRTECLKDVVVRMLPYWYDGIVPDLLTGRTVLVAAHGNSLRALVKHLDGISDADIAGLNIPTGIPLYYELDADFNPVTPGGTYLDPDAAAAAIEAVKNQGKKK; encoded by the coding sequence ATGGCCGACGCACCGTACAAGCTGATCCTCCTCCGCCACGGCGAGAGCGAATGGAACGCGAAGAACCTGTTCACCGGCTGGGTGGACGTCAACCTGAACGAGAAGGGCGAGAAGGAGGCGGTCCGCGGCGGTGAGCTGCTGAAGGACGCCGGCCTGCTCCCCGACGTGGTCCACACCTCCCTTCAGAAGCGAGCGATCCGCACGGCCCAGCTTTCCCTCGAATCCGCTGACCGCCACTGGATCCCGGTCCACCGCTCCTGGCGCCTGAACGAGCGCCACTACGGCGCCCTCCAGGGCAAGGACAAGGCGCAGACCCTCGCGGAGTTCGGCGAGGAGCAGTTCATGCTGTGGCGCCGTTCGTACGACACCCCGCCGCCGGCGCTCGAGGACGGCACGGAGTTCTCCCAGTCGGACGACCCGCGCTACGCGACGATCCCCCCGGAGCTCCGCCCCCGCACGGAGTGCCTGAAGGACGTCGTCGTCCGCATGCTCCCGTACTGGTACGACGGCATCGTCCCCGACCTCCTGACGGGCCGCACGGTCCTGGTCGCGGCCCACGGCAACAGCCTCCGCGCCCTGGTCAAGCACCTGGACGGCATCTCGGACGCCGACATCGCCGGCCTGAACATCCCGACGGGCATCCCGCTGTACTACGAGCTGGACGCCGACTTCAACCCGGTCACCCCGGGCGGCACGTACCTCGACCCGGACGCAGCCGCCGCGGCGATCGAGGCGGTCAAGAACCAGGGCAAGAAGAAGTAA
- a CDS encoding MFS transporter translates to MSLAGLRRATRETVSGLPRAFWWLWTSTLVNRLGAFVATFMALYLTIDRGYSASYAGLVASLHGLGSVVSSLGAGVMTDRLGRRPTLLIAQSSTAASVALLGFMHDPVAIAAVAFLVGMASNASRPAVQAMMADIVRPEDRVRAFSLNYWAINLGFAVSSMAAGFIAEFSYLAGFLIEAGMTAACAVVVFLKLPESRPAVPGLKGARDGVGLGTVVRDKRYMAVVGLSFLVALVFQQGSVGLPVAMGAAGFTPADYGMAIAVNGVLIVALQIPVTRFIEGRDPRRLLVVSSLLAGYGFGLTAFAGSVGLFALTVCVWTLGEMVNAPTQTGLVVRLSPVHGRGRYQGVYTLSWSLAALVAPLMSGLVIDRFGAEWLWGLCAVVGTVAAAGYGVLMRRLPVAEPAARVPSSADSEAEVGTA, encoded by the coding sequence ATGTCACTCGCCGGCCTGAGACGTGCCACTCGGGAAACCGTGTCGGGGCTCCCCCGCGCGTTCTGGTGGCTGTGGACCAGCACCCTCGTCAACCGGCTCGGGGCTTTCGTCGCCACGTTCATGGCGTTGTACCTGACCATCGACCGCGGGTACTCCGCCTCCTACGCCGGTCTCGTCGCGTCCCTGCACGGGCTCGGCTCGGTCGTCTCCTCGCTGGGTGCCGGCGTGATGACCGACCGGCTCGGCAGGCGGCCCACGCTCCTGATCGCCCAGTCGTCCACCGCCGCCTCCGTCGCCCTCCTCGGCTTCATGCACGACCCCGTGGCCATCGCCGCGGTCGCGTTCCTCGTGGGCATGGCGTCCAACGCCTCCCGGCCCGCCGTGCAGGCGATGATGGCCGACATCGTGCGGCCCGAGGACCGGGTGCGGGCGTTCTCCCTGAACTACTGGGCCATCAACCTCGGCTTCGCCGTCTCCTCCATGGCCGCCGGGTTCATCGCCGAGTTCAGCTATCTCGCCGGGTTTCTCATCGAGGCCGGTATGACGGCGGCGTGTGCGGTTGTCGTGTTCCTGAAGCTCCCCGAGTCGCGGCCCGCCGTCCCCGGCCTGAAGGGAGCCAGGGACGGGGTCGGGCTCGGCACCGTCGTACGCGACAAGCGCTACATGGCCGTCGTCGGCCTGTCCTTCCTCGTCGCCCTCGTCTTCCAGCAGGGCTCGGTCGGGCTGCCGGTCGCCATGGGCGCAGCCGGGTTCACTCCCGCCGACTACGGCATGGCCATCGCCGTCAACGGCGTCCTCATCGTCGCGCTCCAAATCCCCGTCACGCGGTTCATCGAGGGCCGGGATCCCCGGCGGCTGCTCGTCGTCTCGTCCCTGCTCGCCGGGTACGGCTTCGGGCTCACCGCCTTCGCCGGATCGGTCGGCCTCTTCGCCCTCACCGTCTGCGTGTGGACACTGGGCGAGATGGTCAACGCGCCCACGCAGACCGGGCTGGTCGTCCGGCTTTCGCCCGTGCACGGGCGCGGGCGCTACCAGGGCGTGTACACCCTGTCCTGGTCCCTCGCCGCGCTGGTCGCTCCGCTGATGTCCGGCCTGGTCATCGACCGGTTCGGTGCGGAGTGGCTGTGGGGGCTGTGCGCCGTCGTCGGCACGGTGGCGGCTGCGGGGTACGGGGTGTTGATGCGGCGGCTCCCGGTGGCGGAGCCGGCGGCACGGGTTCCCTCCTCCGCCGATTCCGAGGCCGAGGTCGGCACGGCCTGA
- a CDS encoding DUF2000 domain-containing protein: MSTEPMRFDTKIAVLLREDLEPWQRLNVTAFLVSGLGSTVPEVIGAPYEDADHVSYLPMFRQPVLVFEGTKEILTAAHAKALSRSLPRSVFTSDLFTTGNDHDNRAAVRAVGTGELDLVGLAVYGPKNAVDKVIKGARMHP; the protein is encoded by the coding sequence ATGAGCACTGAACCGATGCGCTTCGACACCAAGATCGCCGTCCTGCTGCGCGAGGACCTGGAACCCTGGCAGCGCCTGAACGTGACAGCGTTCCTGGTCAGCGGCCTGGGCTCGACGGTCCCCGAGGTGATCGGCGCCCCGTACGAGGACGCGGACCACGTCTCCTACCTGCCGATGTTCCGTCAGCCGGTACTGGTCTTCGAGGGCACCAAGGAGATCCTCACGGCGGCGCACGCCAAGGCCCTGTCCCGGTCCCTGCCCCGCTCGGTCTTCACATCCGACCTGTTCACCACGGGCAACGACCACGACAACCGGGCAGCGGTACGGGCCGTGGGGACGGGGGAGCTGGACCTGGTGGGGCTGGCCGTGTACGGGCCGAAGAACGCGGTGGACAAGGTGATCAAGGGGGCGCGGATGCATCCCTGA
- a CDS encoding AraC family transcriptional regulator, with translation MAPQPEVSAWRPRIPGVVEVFHAHFTEYAYPMHVHEAWTLLIVDDGAVRYDLDRHEHGTPHDTVSLLPPHVPHNGSPATPNGFRKRVLYLDGTHISDELIGAAVDQPDLRDPVLRLRVGQLHTALAHAGDELEAESRLTFVGERLRDHLRPAVTTPPRPDPALARRLRELLDEHVVDGLGLEQAAGLVHAHPAHLVRAFSAAYGIAPHQYLNSRRVDRARRLLLEGRPPGEVATTTGFFDQSHLTRHFRKLVGVTPGRYSKAVHG, from the coding sequence ATGGCCCCGCAGCCGGAAGTGTCCGCCTGGCGCCCGCGTATCCCCGGCGTCGTCGAGGTCTTCCACGCGCACTTCACGGAGTACGCCTACCCGATGCACGTCCATGAGGCGTGGACGCTGCTCATCGTGGACGACGGGGCCGTGCGGTACGACCTCGACCGGCATGAGCACGGCACCCCGCACGACACGGTGTCCCTGCTCCCGCCGCACGTTCCGCACAACGGCTCCCCCGCCACCCCGAACGGCTTCCGCAAGCGCGTCCTCTATCTCGACGGCACCCACATCTCCGACGAGCTGATCGGGGCCGCCGTCGATCAGCCTGATCTCCGTGATCCGGTGCTGCGGCTGCGCGTCGGGCAGTTGCACACCGCTCTCGCGCACGCCGGGGACGAGTTGGAGGCCGAGAGCAGGCTGACGTTCGTCGGGGAGCGGCTGCGCGACCATCTGCGGCCCGCGGTCACCACCCCTCCCAGGCCCGACCCCGCCCTGGCCCGCCGACTGCGCGAACTTCTCGACGAGCACGTCGTCGACGGGCTCGGCCTGGAGCAGGCCGCCGGGCTCGTGCACGCCCATCCCGCCCATCTGGTACGGGCGTTCAGCGCCGCGTACGGCATCGCGCCGCACCAGTATCTGAACTCCCGCCGCGTCGACCGTGCCCGCCGGCTCCTCCTCGAAGGACGGCCGCCGGGGGAGGTGGCGACGACGACGGGGTTCTTCGACCAGTCCCATCTGACGCGCCACTTCCGGAAGTTGGTGGGCGTCACGCCCGGACGGTATTCGAAGGCGGTGCACGGCTGA
- a CDS encoding class I SAM-dependent methyltransferase family protein has protein sequence MDWYRWQDGYDGPDSYYGRRLVLVQDRIRAAMDEAPPGPLTAVSLCAGQGRDLIGALHDHPRRADVRALLVELDERNVVAARHAAKAAGLSGVEAVAGDASLTDQYAGLAPADLVLVCGLLGNITDADVERVLDHCTQLCRTGGTVVWTRNRKEPDLVPRVCGWLEERGFERVWVSEPGLVQAVGAHRHTREPRRLPLGERMFDFIGYDKLRRG, from the coding sequence ATGGACTGGTACCGCTGGCAGGACGGTTACGACGGCCCCGACTCCTACTACGGACGGCGCCTGGTCCTCGTCCAGGACCGGATCAGGGCCGCCATGGACGAGGCCCCGCCGGGACCGCTGACGGCCGTGAGTCTGTGTGCAGGACAGGGTCGGGACCTGATCGGCGCCCTTCACGATCACCCGCGCCGGGCCGATGTCAGGGCGCTCCTGGTCGAGTTGGACGAGCGGAACGTCGTGGCGGCGCGGCACGCGGCAAAGGCCGCCGGGCTGTCCGGGGTGGAAGCCGTGGCCGGCGACGCCTCGTTGACGGATCAGTACGCCGGCCTGGCGCCCGCCGACCTCGTCCTCGTCTGCGGTCTCCTCGGCAACATCACCGACGCCGATGTGGAGCGCGTCCTCGACCACTGCACGCAGCTGTGCCGGACGGGTGGCACGGTCGTGTGGACGCGCAATCGCAAGGAACCCGACCTTGTCCCGCGGGTCTGCGGCTGGTTGGAGGAGCGCGGGTTCGAGCGGGTGTGGGTGTCCGAGCCCGGACTCGTGCAGGCCGTCGGCGCCCACCGCCACACCCGGGAACCCCGCCGACTCCCACTCGGCGAGCGCATGTTCGACTTCATCGGCTACGACAAACTCCGACGCGGCTGA
- a CDS encoding glycosyl hydrolase family 28-related protein — translation MEGRADMGNAHHGMTRRSLLTGATAVAAAVTTGTPALAVPSHGGQVPTLWREFTRTPFSHPQIPYVGRAGYRGGTARFPRRPVSAAVADVRDVRDYGAVADGTTDSAPAINRAIAAAGRAGGGTVTIPPGTFRIDDVIRVGHDNVVLRGAGSSRTTLYATKNLTELIGVYGSRYGGTKSSWSWAGGLIWLAPKARWDSLVTAIRAQTWPFEGWTGNKRDEWKTLTAVEPARQGSWTVRVANPAPLRPGTVVLLRLSDDPAHTLLQHMAGGGPGPAAYYWEDKSKLLSYVPYEWPVRIARVRGRTVTLERPLPLDLRPEWSPQFTTHVRELTGSAVEGLTLRMIPTPQSPHLLDKGYNGVVLQCAYDCWVDDVTVRDVDNGFGLVAASSCTLRRTRVGGRGEHHPYFCREGSHDNLIEDFTIEQRTVPAPADTQLHGINVEGLSSYNVWSRGDMRMGTFDSHRGLPFANVRTDITVDNNGRHGGDASAGPLFGARFTHWNIRVTNGRAGLVKLDGLAPYSATVGVDEVTEFDQTDVPDFPGDLHSRLELYPTTDTVRPRNLYEAQRRL, via the coding sequence ATGGAAGGACGCGCGGACATGGGCAACGCGCACCACGGCATGACCAGACGGAGTCTCCTGACCGGTGCCACAGCCGTGGCGGCCGCCGTCACCACCGGGACACCCGCCCTCGCGGTCCCCTCGCACGGCGGCCAAGTCCCCACCCTCTGGCGGGAGTTCACCCGCACCCCCTTCAGTCATCCGCAGATCCCGTACGTCGGCCGGGCCGGCTACCGGGGCGGGACGGCGCGCTTCCCCCGCCGCCCCGTCTCGGCCGCCGTGGCCGACGTGCGCGACGTGCGCGACTACGGAGCCGTGGCGGACGGCACGACCGACTCCGCCCCCGCGATCAACCGTGCCATCGCCGCCGCCGGAAGGGCCGGCGGCGGCACGGTCACCATCCCGCCGGGCACGTTCCGCATCGACGACGTGATCCGCGTCGGCCACGACAACGTCGTGCTGCGCGGAGCCGGAAGCAGCCGCACCACGCTCTACGCCACGAAGAATCTCACCGAACTGATCGGCGTCTACGGCTCCCGCTACGGCGGCACCAAGTCGTCCTGGTCCTGGGCCGGCGGCCTCATCTGGCTTGCCCCGAAGGCCCGTTGGGACTCACTCGTCACCGCCATCAGGGCACAGACGTGGCCCTTCGAAGGCTGGACCGGCAACAAGAGGGACGAGTGGAAGACCCTGACGGCCGTCGAGCCGGCACGCCAGGGCTCATGGACGGTGAGAGTCGCGAACCCCGCCCCTCTGCGCCCGGGCACGGTCGTCCTCCTCCGCCTCTCCGACGACCCGGCCCACACGCTGCTCCAGCACATGGCGGGAGGCGGCCCCGGCCCGGCCGCCTACTACTGGGAGGACAAGTCCAAACTCCTCTCCTACGTCCCCTACGAATGGCCCGTACGCATCGCTCGCGTCCGCGGCCGCACCGTCACGCTGGAACGCCCGCTTCCCCTGGACCTGCGCCCCGAATGGTCCCCCCAATTCACCACGCACGTACGGGAGTTGACGGGATCCGCCGTGGAGGGCCTCACCCTCCGGATGATTCCGACACCGCAGTCCCCGCACCTTCTCGACAAGGGCTACAACGGGGTCGTGCTCCAGTGTGCCTACGACTGCTGGGTGGACGACGTCACGGTCCGTGACGTGGACAACGGCTTCGGGCTGGTCGCCGCGTCCTCCTGCACCCTGCGCCGCACCCGGGTCGGCGGCCGCGGCGAGCACCACCCCTACTTCTGCCGCGAGGGCTCGCACGACAACCTCATCGAGGACTTCACGATCGAGCAGCGCACGGTGCCGGCCCCCGCGGACACCCAGCTCCACGGCATCAACGTAGAGGGACTGTCCTCGTACAACGTCTGGTCGCGCGGCGACATGCGGATGGGCACCTTCGACTCCCACCGCGGCCTGCCCTTCGCCAACGTCCGGACCGACATCACCGTCGACAACAACGGCCGCCACGGAGGCGACGCGAGCGCCGGTCCGCTCTTCGGCGCCCGTTTCACCCACTGGAACATCCGTGTGACGAACGGCAGGGCGGGCCTGGTGAAGCTCGACGGCCTGGCCCCGTACTCCGCGACGGTCGGCGTCGACGAGGTCACGGAGTTCGACCAGACCGACGTACCGGACTTCCCCGGCGACCTGCACTCGCGACTGGAGCTGTACCCCACGACGGACACGGTCCGCCCCCGCAACCTGTACGAGGCGCAACGGAGGCTGTGA
- a CDS encoding YbjN domain-containing protein, translating into MADAEKAAQVIESVLKDAELEWESPAAGNYVVQLPGTRKLKTTVSLLVGRHSLSLNAFVIRHPDENEPGVHRWLLERNLKLYGVSYAVDRLGDVYLTGKLPLSVVTPEEVDRLLGQVLEAADGSFNTLLELGFASAIRKEYEWRVARGESTRNLDAFTHLTQRPTG; encoded by the coding sequence ATGGCTGATGCAGAGAAGGCGGCCCAGGTCATCGAGAGCGTCCTGAAGGACGCCGAGCTCGAATGGGAGAGCCCCGCTGCCGGCAACTACGTCGTGCAGCTCCCCGGCACCCGCAAGCTGAAGACGACCGTCTCCCTCCTCGTCGGCCGCCACTCCCTCTCGCTCAACGCCTTCGTCATCCGCCACCCCGACGAGAACGAGCCCGGGGTCCACCGCTGGCTCCTGGAGCGCAACCTCAAGCTGTACGGCGTGAGTTACGCCGTCGACCGGCTAGGCGACGTCTACCTCACCGGAAAGCTCCCGCTGTCCGTGGTCACCCCCGAGGAGGTCGACCGCCTTCTCGGCCAGGTCCTGGAGGCGGCGGACGGCAGCTTCAACACCCTCCTGGAGCTCGGTTTCGCGTCCGCGATCCGCAAGGAGTACGAGTGGCGGGTGGCGCGCGGCGAGTCGACGCGAAACCTGGATGCGTTCACGCATCTGACCCAACGCCCGACTGGCTGA
- the mshA gene encoding D-inositol-3-phosphate glycosyltransferase translates to MSQYISRLGRRSQPAPPRLRLHRRPRRVAMLSVHTSPLHQPGTGDAGGMNVYIVELAQRLAAINIEVEIFTRATTATLPPTVELAPGVLVRHVDAGPYEGLAKEELPAQMCAFTHGVMQAWAGNRPGYYDLVHSHYWLSGHVGWLAAQRWGAPLVHAMHTMAKVKNANLADGDTPEPAARVIGETQIVAAADRLIANTAEEADELVRHYSADPGKVAVVHPGVNLDRFRPADGRAAARARLDLPQDALVPLFAGRIQPLKAPDILLRAIAVLLDERPELRSRIVVPVVGGPSGSGLAKPEGLQKLAARLGIADVVRFRPPVGQDQLADWFRAASVLVMPSYSESFGLVAIEAQAAGTPVLAAAVGGLPVAVRDGHTGFLVRGHNPADYARVLSDLADEPTLASRMGEAAARHAQSFGWDTAAAATADVYTAAMQSYRRRVRSHHG, encoded by the coding sequence GTGAGCCAGTACATCAGCAGGCTCGGGCGTCGCTCCCAACCGGCACCCCCGCGACTGCGACTCCACCGCCGCCCCCGGCGCGTCGCGATGCTCTCCGTGCACACCTCACCGCTGCACCAGCCCGGCACGGGCGACGCGGGCGGCATGAACGTCTACATCGTGGAACTCGCCCAACGCCTCGCGGCGATCAACATCGAGGTGGAGATCTTCACCCGCGCCACCACGGCGACCCTCCCCCCGACCGTCGAACTCGCCCCCGGCGTCCTGGTCCGCCACGTCGACGCGGGCCCCTACGAGGGCCTCGCCAAGGAGGAGCTCCCGGCCCAGATGTGCGCCTTCACGCACGGCGTGATGCAGGCCTGGGCCGGCAACCGCCCCGGCTACTACGACCTCGTCCACTCGCACTACTGGCTCTCCGGCCACGTCGGCTGGCTCGCAGCCCAGCGCTGGGGCGCCCCCTTGGTGCACGCCATGCACACCATGGCCAAGGTCAAGAACGCCAACCTGGCCGACGGCGACACCCCCGAGCCCGCAGCCCGGGTCATCGGCGAGACCCAGATCGTCGCCGCGGCCGACCGCCTCATCGCGAACACCGCGGAGGAGGCCGACGAGCTCGTACGGCACTACTCCGCCGATCCCGGCAAGGTCGCCGTCGTCCACCCCGGCGTCAACCTCGACCGCTTCCGCCCCGCAGACGGCCGCGCGGCGGCCCGCGCCCGCCTGGACCTCCCGCAGGACGCGCTCGTCCCGCTCTTCGCGGGCCGCATCCAGCCCCTCAAGGCCCCGGACATCCTCCTGCGCGCGATCGCCGTCCTCCTCGACGAGCGCCCCGAACTGCGCTCCCGCATCGTCGTCCCGGTCGTCGGCGGCCCCAGCGGCAGCGGCCTCGCCAAGCCCGAGGGCCTGCAGAAGCTCGCTGCCCGCCTGGGCATCGCGGACGTGGTCCGTTTCCGCCCGCCCGTCGGCCAGGACCAGCTCGCGGACTGGTTCCGCGCCGCCTCGGTCCTCGTCATGCCGTCCTACAGCGAGTCCTTCGGCCTGGTCGCCATCGAGGCACAGGCAGCCGGCACGCCGGTGCTCGCCGCAGCGGTGGGCGGACTCCCTGTGGCCGTGCGCGACGGACACACCGGCTTCCTCGTACGAGGCCACAATCCCGCCGACTACGCGCGCGTGCTGAGCGATCTCGCCGACGAGCCGACGCTCGCGTCCCGTATGGGAGAGGCCGCCGCCCGGCACGCGCAGTCCTTCGGCTGGGACACCGCGGCCGCCGCGACGGCGGACGTGTACACGGCCGCGATGCAGTCGTACCGGCGTCGCGTACGCTCCCACCATGGCTGA
- a CDS encoding class I SAM-dependent methyltransferase: MTARASHRPVGTVTRGTTNPNRLRRMDRWIAAVQGAALRRAVDPVAVDLGYGAAPWTAVELLGRLRGVAPGVRVVGVEIEPVRVAAAKPYERDGLVFLHGGFEIPVAGRPVLVRAANVLRQYEEAEVAGVWERLCARLAPGGLLVEGTCDEIGRRHVWVALGPEGPRTVTFATRLGSLERPSDLAERLPKALIHRNVPGEPVHAFLRDFDRAWSAAAPYASYGARQRWIRAVRDLTADWPVTDGAGRWRQGEVTVAWEALAPRS, translated from the coding sequence ATGACAGCCCGCGCCTCGCACCGCCCCGTGGGGACAGTCACGCGCGGGACCACCAATCCCAATCGGCTACGGCGTATGGATCGGTGGATCGCCGCCGTGCAGGGGGCCGCGCTGCGGCGGGCCGTCGATCCCGTCGCCGTCGATCTGGGGTACGGGGCGGCGCCCTGGACGGCCGTTGAGTTGCTGGGGCGGCTGCGCGGCGTTGCGCCGGGGGTGCGGGTGGTCGGGGTGGAGATCGAACCGGTGCGGGTCGCGGCCGCCAAGCCGTACGAGCGGGACGGTCTTGTCTTCCTGCACGGTGGGTTCGAGATCCCTGTTGCCGGGCGGCCGGTGCTGGTTCGGGCCGCCAATGTGCTGCGGCAGTACGAGGAGGCCGAGGTCGCCGGTGTGTGGGAGCGGCTGTGTGCGCGCCTTGCGCCCGGCGGGCTGCTGGTCGAGGGAACCTGCGACGAGATCGGGCGCCGGCATGTGTGGGTCGCGCTCGGGCCCGAGGGGCCGCGGACCGTTACGTTCGCCACCCGGCTCGGCTCCCTGGAACGGCCCTCCGACCTCGCCGAGCGCCTCCCCAAGGCGCTGATCCACCGCAACGTTCCCGGCGAACCGGTGCACGCCTTCCTGCGCGACTTCGACCGCGCCTGGTCCGCCGCCGCGCCCTACGCCTCCTACGGCGCCCGTCAGCGCTGGATCCGTGCGGTGCGGGATCTGACGGCCGACTGGCCGGTGACGGACGGGGCCGGGCGGTGGCGGCAGGGTGAAGTGACGGTGGCGTGGGAGGCGTTGGCGCCCCGGAGCTGA
- a CDS encoding NlpC/P60 family protein: MGTGKRGLVATAVAVVCAVTVLAAPGTAFASPGPKPSASSTPLPDRALEAVREKLDNLYHDAAVATDSYNAAEEKAQKQSAAIVDLAEKIVTGQKKLDGLKKRAGSAAAAQYRNGGLPDEAQLLLSNDPQEFLDGAGRVLQGQRATKGLIAEMTRTQQDLEQYAADASAQWKKLEANRKAKDAARKKIKKQIAAAEKLENQLAKKEKERLAGLEQEAALKAQTTWLDSGILDEISGKASAQGKKAVGFATAQIGKWYEWGAEGPDTYDCSGLTSQAWADAGHAIPRTSQEQWKQLRHIDIKDMRPGDLVIYFDDASHVGMYIGDGAIVHAPRPGRTVTITGAGTMPILGVVRPDA; encoded by the coding sequence ATGGGCACGGGCAAGCGCGGACTGGTCGCGACGGCCGTCGCAGTGGTCTGCGCGGTCACAGTGCTGGCCGCACCGGGCACGGCGTTCGCCAGCCCCGGCCCGAAGCCTTCCGCTTCCTCGACTCCCCTGCCGGACAGGGCCCTTGAGGCCGTCCGCGAGAAGCTCGACAACCTCTACCACGACGCGGCGGTCGCCACGGACTCGTACAACGCGGCCGAGGAGAAGGCCCAGAAGCAGTCCGCCGCGATCGTCGACCTGGCGGAGAAGATCGTCACGGGCCAGAAGAAGCTGGACGGGTTGAAGAAGCGAGCCGGTTCCGCGGCCGCCGCCCAGTACCGGAACGGCGGGCTGCCGGACGAGGCCCAGCTTCTGCTCAGCAATGATCCGCAGGAGTTCCTCGACGGCGCGGGGCGGGTGCTGCAGGGGCAGCGCGCGACCAAGGGCCTGATCGCGGAAATGACCCGCACCCAGCAGGACTTGGAGCAGTACGCCGCGGACGCCTCCGCCCAGTGGAAGAAGCTGGAGGCGAACCGCAAGGCCAAGGACGCCGCCCGCAAGAAGATCAAGAAGCAGATCGCGGCCGCCGAGAAGCTCGAGAATCAACTGGCGAAGAAGGAGAAGGAGCGGCTCGCCGGGCTGGAACAGGAGGCCGCCCTCAAGGCGCAGACCACCTGGCTCGACTCCGGGATTCTGGATGAAATCAGCGGCAAGGCGTCCGCGCAGGGCAAGAAGGCGGTCGGATTCGCCACGGCCCAGATCGGAAAGTGGTACGAGTGGGGCGCCGAGGGCCCGGACACGTACGACTGCTCGGGGCTGACCTCACAGGCCTGGGCCGATGCCGGTCACGCCATTCCACGCACCTCGCAGGAGCAGTGGAAGCAGCTGAGGCACATCGACATCAAGGACATGCGGCCCGGCGATCTGGTCATCTATTTCGACGACGCCAGCCATGTCGGGATGTACATCGGCGACGGCGCGATCGTGCACGCCCCCCGCCCCGGACGGACGGTGACGATCACGGGCGCGGGGACGATGCCGATCCTCGGGGTGGTGCGACCGGACGCGTAG
- a CDS encoding PP2C family protein-serine/threonine phosphatase, giving the protein MPVPIPRQRAIPAVESGQAQAAQRGGTSTDQTPRKEATVDNHAATTNLTLLLIEDDPGGATVVPELQDSAGRPIRVRTARNLTEAARLLTDDVHCILLDLALPAPGRGDDDEELAVLRHVLELAPRHAVLALTASGDAERGAEAVRVGAQDYLFRDELDSRLLSRAIRYAVERKRSDTAERRLAEGRVRAQENRRLERGLLPTPLLEGSSLRFAARYRPGRSRALLGGDFYDVVRTPDGTVHAMIGDVCGHGPDEAALGVELRIAWRALTLAGLCGDELLGTLQQVLEHERSDEEIFATLCTVDISPDGRRAGLCLAGHPSPLIARPGRTAQLLPYDNNGPALGLLPGARWPRMQVELGREWSLMLYTDGLIEGRIGEGLERLGQDGMVEMVRRQLAAGLRGEELLRAAVNEVRELNGGELTDDVAVLLLDRGPERAA; this is encoded by the coding sequence ATGCCCGTACCCATACCGCGGCAGCGAGCGATCCCGGCCGTGGAGAGTGGTCAGGCGCAAGCCGCGCAACGAGGCGGCACCTCAACGGACCAGACCCCGCGCAAGGAAGCCACGGTCGACAACCACGCCGCCACCACCAACCTGACGCTGCTGCTGATCGAGGACGATCCCGGCGGCGCCACGGTCGTACCCGAACTGCAGGACTCGGCCGGCCGGCCGATCCGCGTCCGCACGGCCCGCAACCTCACCGAGGCCGCGCGGCTGCTGACCGACGACGTCCACTGCATCCTGCTGGACCTCGCGCTGCCGGCCCCGGGGCGCGGCGATGACGACGAAGAACTCGCCGTGCTGAGGCATGTGCTGGAGCTGGCGCCCCGGCACGCCGTCCTCGCGCTCACCGCGTCCGGTGACGCCGAGCGCGGGGCCGAAGCGGTGCGCGTCGGCGCCCAGGACTACCTTTTCCGGGATGAACTGGACAGTCGGCTGCTGAGCCGGGCGATCCGCTACGCCGTCGAGAGGAAACGTTCCGACACGGCCGAGCGACGGCTCGCCGAGGGGCGGGTGCGCGCGCAGGAGAACCGCCGCCTGGAGCGAGGGCTGCTGCCCACGCCGCTGCTGGAGGGGTCGTCGCTGCGGTTCGCCGCGCGGTATCGGCCGGGGCGGTCCCGGGCGCTGCTCGGCGGTGACTTCTACGACGTCGTCCGCACCCCCGACGGCACCGTGCACGCCATGATCGGTGACGTCTGCGGGCACGGCCCGGACGAGGCGGCACTCGGCGTGGAGCTGCGCATCGCCTGGCGCGCGCTGACGCTGGCGGGCCTGTGCGGCGACGAGCTGCTGGGAACCCTGCAGCAGGTACTGGAGCACGAGCGGTCCGACGAGGAGATCTTCGCGACCCTGTGCACGGTGGACATCTCCCCGGACGGCCGCCGCGCCGGGCTGTGCCTGGCCGGGCACCCGTCCCCGCTGATCGCCCGCCCGGGCCGGACGGCACAGCTGCTGCCGTACGACAACAACGGGCCCGCCCTCGGGCTGCTGCCGGGCGCCCGCTGGCCGCGGATGCAGGTGGAGCTGGGCCGGGAGTGGAGCCTGATGCTTTACACCGACGGGCTGATCGAGGGCCGGATCGGTGAGGGACTGGAGCGACTCGGTCAGGACGGCATGGTGGAGATGGTGCGGCGGCAGCTGGCCGCCGGCCTGCGGGGCGAGGAGTTGCTGCGGGCCGCTGTGAACGAGGTGCGTGAGCTCAATGGGGGCGAGCTGACGGATGACGTCGCGGTGTTGCTGCTGGACCGGGGGCCTGAGCGGGCGGCCTGA